In Marisediminicola antarctica, one DNA window encodes the following:
- the metK gene encoding methionine adenosyltransferase, whose translation MSTSPSGLRQFSSESVTEGHPDKICDQISDGILDALLADDPHSRVAVETLVTTGLVHVAGEVTTTGYVDIPTLVRDTITAIGYNSSEVSFDGSNCGVTVSIGSQSPEIAQGVDRALEARSGDNDLLNAQGAGDQGIMFGFATRETPEFMPLPIWLAHRLAERLAAVRKEGLVDYLRPDGKTQVTIGYDGLVPRTVETVVISAQHAPSVSDATLTREIEELVIRPVLELAGLDFSSAAMLINPTGRFEIGGPKGDAGLTGRKIIVDTYGGASRHGGGAFSGKDPSKVDRSAAYAMRWVAKNAVAAGLADRLEVQVAYAIGKASPVSLYVESFGTGHIDDAAIGRAIRDVFDLRPAAIIRDLDLLRPIYSATSTYGHFGRELPDFTWEKLDRTSSLRSAAGL comes from the coding sequence ATGAGTACGTCACCGTCCGGCCTGCGCCAGTTCAGCTCCGAATCCGTCACCGAGGGACACCCCGATAAGATCTGCGACCAGATCTCCGACGGGATCCTCGACGCGCTGCTCGCCGACGATCCGCACAGCCGGGTCGCGGTGGAGACCCTCGTCACGACCGGCCTCGTGCATGTCGCCGGCGAGGTCACGACCACCGGCTACGTCGACATCCCCACCCTCGTGCGCGACACGATCACGGCGATCGGCTACAACTCCTCCGAAGTGAGCTTCGACGGAAGCAACTGCGGGGTGACAGTCTCGATCGGGTCGCAGTCGCCGGAGATCGCTCAGGGCGTCGACAGGGCTCTCGAGGCCCGCAGCGGCGACAACGACCTCCTCAACGCGCAGGGCGCCGGCGACCAGGGCATCATGTTCGGATTCGCCACCCGCGAGACCCCCGAGTTCATGCCGCTGCCGATCTGGCTCGCCCACCGCCTCGCCGAACGTCTCGCCGCAGTGCGCAAGGAGGGGCTCGTCGACTACCTCCGGCCCGACGGCAAGACCCAGGTGACGATCGGCTACGACGGACTCGTTCCGCGCACCGTCGAGACCGTCGTGATCTCGGCCCAGCACGCGCCCAGCGTGTCAGACGCGACCCTCACCCGCGAGATCGAAGAACTGGTGATCAGGCCCGTCCTCGAGCTCGCCGGCCTCGACTTCTCGTCGGCGGCCATGCTCATCAACCCGACCGGCCGGTTCGAGATCGGCGGCCCCAAGGGCGACGCCGGCCTCACCGGGCGCAAGATCATCGTCGACACCTACGGCGGCGCCAGCCGACACGGCGGCGGCGCGTTCAGCGGCAAGGACCCGTCGAAGGTCGACCGCTCCGCCGCCTATGCGATGCGCTGGGTCGCCAAGAACGCCGTCGCGGCCGGCCTCGCCGACCGGCTCGAGGTGCAGGTCGCCTACGCGATCGGCAAGGCATCCCCGGTGAGCCTGTACGTGGAGAGCTTCGGCACCGGCCACATCGACGACGCCGCGATCGGTCGGGCCATCCGCGACGTGTTCGACCTGCGCCCCGCCGCGATCATCCGCGATCTCGACCTGCTCCGCCCGATCTACTCGGCCACCTCGACCTACGGCCACTTCGGCCGCGAGCTTCCCGACTTCACCTGGGAGAAGCTCGACCGGACCTCGTCGCTGCGCAGCGCCGCCGGGCTGTAA
- a CDS encoding RsmB/NOP family class I SAM-dependent RNA methyltransferase yields the protein MTSDARPPRHEKRRPPQRPAEVQRPAKAQRVQPARRVAFDVIRAVTESDAYANLLLPTRLERAGLSGADAGLATELTYGTLRMQGYYDAVIRIAAGRDTDRIDPPILDVLRLATHQLLSMRTAHHAVVDEAVSLAREVGSQSATGFVNGVLRTITRTEPADWHEKVMAQPRSDDERLAIEYSHPVWIVRAFRRALAAEGREIELEDLLDADNLAPRVSLVALPGLSSTDDLPRSRPARYSPLGVVSEGGDPARWPVVQTGHARVQDEGSQLAALALSRARPAAAGERWLDMCAGPGGKAALLAAEAAAVGVTLVANEILPVRAELVRAALAAIPNPPQVLVQDGTTIGQSLPEQFDRILIDAPCTGLGALRRRPEARWRKQPKDVAELQKLQASLLESGIDALKPGGILAYVTCSPHLAETTGVVEGVLKRQGGRIERLDTAAVLAGVTVEPLELGEQGERASGHVQLWPHRHGTDAMFICLLQKVAG from the coding sequence ATGACCAGTGACGCAAGGCCGCCCCGCCACGAGAAGCGGCGCCCGCCGCAGCGCCCCGCCGAAGTCCAGCGCCCCGCCAAGGCCCAGCGCGTGCAGCCGGCCCGCCGTGTCGCATTCGACGTGATCCGCGCGGTGACCGAATCGGACGCCTACGCGAACCTGCTGCTTCCCACCCGGCTCGAGCGGGCCGGACTGAGCGGAGCGGATGCCGGACTCGCGACCGAGCTGACCTACGGCACCCTTCGAATGCAGGGCTACTACGACGCCGTCATCCGGATCGCGGCCGGGCGCGACACCGACAGGATCGACCCACCCATTCTCGATGTGCTGCGCCTTGCGACCCACCAGCTGCTGTCGATGCGCACCGCGCACCACGCCGTCGTCGACGAGGCCGTGTCGCTCGCCCGCGAGGTCGGCTCCCAGTCGGCCACCGGTTTCGTCAACGGCGTGCTGCGCACGATCACCCGGACCGAGCCCGCCGACTGGCACGAGAAGGTCATGGCCCAGCCGCGGTCCGACGACGAGCGCCTCGCCATCGAGTACTCCCACCCGGTCTGGATCGTGCGTGCCTTCCGCCGGGCGCTGGCCGCCGAGGGGCGCGAGATCGAGCTCGAAGACCTCCTCGACGCCGACAACCTCGCTCCTCGGGTGAGTCTTGTGGCTCTGCCGGGCCTGTCGAGCACCGACGACCTGCCCCGGTCGCGCCCCGCACGCTACTCGCCGCTCGGCGTCGTGAGCGAGGGCGGCGATCCGGCCCGGTGGCCCGTCGTGCAAACCGGCCACGCCCGTGTGCAGGACGAGGGTTCCCAACTCGCCGCACTCGCCCTCAGCCGGGCCCGCCCGGCCGCCGCCGGCGAACGCTGGCTCGACATGTGCGCCGGTCCCGGGGGCAAGGCCGCGCTGCTCGCCGCCGAGGCCGCCGCCGTCGGCGTCACCCTCGTCGCCAACGAGATCCTCCCGGTTCGCGCCGAGCTGGTCCGCGCGGCACTCGCGGCCATCCCGAACCCCCCGCAGGTGCTCGTGCAGGACGGCACGACGATCGGCCAGAGCCTCCCGGAGCAGTTCGACCGTATCCTCATCGACGCGCCCTGCACGGGTCTCGGCGCGCTCCGCCGCCGCCCGGAGGCACGCTGGCGCAAGCAGCCGAAGGACGTCGCCGAGCTGCAGAAGCTGCAGGCCAGTCTTCTCGAGTCCGGGATCGACGCGCTCAAGCCCGGCGGCATTCTCGCCTACGTCACCTGCTCGCCCCACCTCGCAGAGACCACCGGCGTCGTCGAGGGCGTTCTGAAGCGCCAGGGCGGGCGCATCGAGCGGCTCGACACCGCGGCGGTGCTCGCCGGTGTGACGGTGGAACCGCTCGAGCTCGGCGAGCAGGGCGAGCGCGCGTCCGGGCATGTGCAGCTCTGGCCGCATCGGCACGGCACCGACGCGATGTTCATCTGCCTGCTGCAGAAGGTCGCGGGCTAG
- the coaBC gene encoding bifunctional phosphopantothenoylcysteine decarboxylase/phosphopantothenate--cysteine ligase CoaBC, which produces MTDPGVPRKLASRPLNIVVGITGGIAAYKAVGVIRAFVLLGHDVHVVATDAALRFVGRPTLEAISRNPVHTDLYEGVAQVRHVAIGQAADLIVVAPATASSIAKLAIGLADDLLGTTILASSAPVVVAPAMHTEMWVNAATAANVATLQSRGIRVVGPGTGQLTGSDAGVGRMVEPDEIVAAALAALRPRDLSGRRVLVTAGGTREPIDPVRYIGNRSSGRQGVAIAGAAALRGATVELIGANLEVSPPPGVRLTEVSSAAELAAAAATSAASADIIIMAAAVADYRPEITTQSKIKKETQGDRLRIDLVKNPDILAGLASTRHRGQVIVGFAAETEPDDSALLALGRSKIVRKGADYLVLNRVGWTEGFAVPDNRVLVIDLAGDIVMEASGSKLSVADRILDLLA; this is translated from the coding sequence ATGACCGACCCCGGCGTGCCGCGGAAACTCGCCAGCCGCCCGCTGAACATCGTGGTGGGGATCACCGGGGGAATAGCGGCCTACAAGGCCGTCGGCGTCATCCGCGCCTTCGTGCTCCTCGGGCACGACGTGCACGTCGTGGCGACGGATGCCGCGCTTCGATTCGTCGGGCGGCCGACGCTCGAGGCGATCAGCCGCAACCCCGTGCACACCGACCTCTACGAGGGCGTCGCGCAGGTGAGGCATGTCGCGATCGGCCAGGCCGCCGATCTCATCGTGGTCGCACCGGCGACGGCGAGTTCGATCGCGAAGCTCGCGATCGGGCTCGCCGACGACCTGCTGGGCACCACGATCCTCGCCAGTAGCGCCCCCGTCGTCGTCGCTCCTGCCATGCATACCGAGATGTGGGTCAACGCAGCGACGGCCGCGAACGTCGCGACGCTCCAGTCGCGGGGTATCCGCGTCGTCGGCCCGGGAACCGGGCAGCTGACCGGCTCGGATGCCGGGGTCGGGCGCATGGTCGAACCCGACGAGATCGTCGCGGCGGCCCTGGCCGCGCTGCGCCCGCGGGACCTCAGCGGTCGGCGGGTGCTCGTCACCGCCGGCGGCACGCGCGAACCGATCGACCCGGTCCGGTACATCGGCAACCGCTCGAGCGGCAGGCAGGGCGTCGCGATCGCAGGAGCCGCCGCTCTGCGGGGTGCCACCGTCGAGCTGATCGGCGCAAACCTCGAGGTGTCGCCGCCCCCCGGCGTTCGACTGACCGAAGTGAGCTCGGCAGCCGAGCTGGCCGCCGCCGCCGCCACCTCCGCCGCCAGCGCCGACATCATCATCATGGCCGCGGCCGTCGCAGACTACCGCCCGGAGATCACGACTCAGTCGAAGATCAAGAAGGAGACGCAGGGCGACAGACTGCGGATCGACCTCGTCAAGAATCCCGATATTCTGGCCGGCCTCGCGTCCACGAGGCACCGCGGTCAGGTGATCGTCGGGTTCGCCGCAGAGACCGAACCGGACGACTCCGCGCTGCTCGCCCTCGGACGGTCGAAGATCGTGCGGAAGGGTGCCGACTATCTCGTCCTCAACAGGGTGGGCTGGACGGAGGGCTTCGCGGTTCCTGACAACCGGGTCCTGGTCATCGATCTGGCCGGGGATATAGTGATGGAGGCCTCCGGGAGCAAGTTGTCGGTGGCCGATCGCATACTCGACCTGCTGGCCTGA
- the fmt gene encoding methionyl-tRNA formyltransferase has translation MTHLRIVFAGSPGAAVPSLRAIAATDHDVAAVLTRLDSPKGRTRVPTPTEVGAAAAELGLPTIKSNRPGDEVTEQITALTADLGVIVAYGAILREPLLSAPRLGWINLHFSLLPRWRGAAPVQRAIIAGDQLTGASVFQLVPELDAGEIYGQFTQPIGGNETAGHLLDSLAGGGAELLARVIDAIADGSARGEPQSGDVTLAPKLTLVDGRIDWTSHASTVHDLIRGVTPEPGAFTTLDGARLKVLDAAIARDAARVPSGQLRLDGRRLLAGTASDPIELVSVQPAGKNAMAAADWWRGRPDDAGMIVE, from the coding sequence GTGACCCACCTCAGAATCGTCTTCGCCGGCAGCCCCGGCGCCGCCGTCCCCAGCCTTCGCGCGATCGCCGCAACCGACCACGACGTCGCGGCGGTGCTCACCCGACTCGACTCGCCCAAGGGCCGCACACGCGTGCCCACCCCGACCGAAGTGGGGGCAGCGGCGGCCGAGCTCGGCCTCCCGACCATCAAGTCGAACCGGCCGGGGGACGAGGTCACCGAGCAGATCACCGCGCTCACCGCCGACCTCGGTGTCATCGTGGCCTACGGCGCGATCCTGCGCGAACCGCTCCTCTCTGCTCCTCGGCTCGGCTGGATCAACCTGCACTTCTCGCTCCTCCCGCGCTGGCGCGGCGCCGCCCCCGTGCAGCGGGCGATCATCGCCGGTGATCAGCTCACCGGCGCCAGCGTGTTCCAGCTCGTGCCAGAACTGGACGCGGGCGAGATCTACGGCCAGTTCACCCAGCCGATCGGCGGCAACGAGACCGCCGGGCACCTTCTCGACTCCCTCGCCGGCGGCGGAGCCGAGCTTCTCGCGCGCGTCATCGATGCGATCGCCGACGGCAGTGCGCGGGGCGAGCCCCAGTCCGGCGACGTGACGCTTGCCCCGAAGCTCACCCTCGTCGACGGCCGCATCGACTGGACCTCGCACGCGAGTACCGTGCACGACCTTATCCGCGGCGTGACACCCGAACCTGGCGCGTTCACGACCCTCGACGGCGCCAGGCTCAAGGTGCTCGACGCGGCCATCGCGCGGGACGCCGCCCGGGTGCCCTCCGGGCAACTCCGGCTCGACGGACGCCGCCTCCTCGCCGGTACCGCGAGCGACCCGATCGAGCTCGTCTCTGTGCAGCCGGCAGGCAAGAACGCCATGGCCGCCGCCGACTGGTGGCGCGGCAGGCCCGACGATGCGGGGATGATTGTCGAATGA
- a CDS encoding primosomal protein N', producing the protein MTTPAPIARVMVDSPLPQLDRLFDYAVPAAMASDVAPGVRVRVPLRSAGRIADGFVIEVVTEIDYTGVLSELEAVVSTASVLAPEVVALARAVADRAAGTANDVIRLAVPKRQVRVEKVWLAGQADGTSAAAEADPVTPADVAAYPADRLARAIAGGEKHAVDAVPRVVALPDGRQVGHWATTMAAAATHALASGGSAILSVPDYRDQEQLIAALEAVLPASRIVHLDARQSNPDRYRAHLDCLGETPLAIVGNRSVVYAPAARLALIALWDDGDPLHAEPLSPYVHTRDAALVRQQQQGCALFFLGHSRSTEVERLVEIGYLGTLGPARNYSPKIVPTAQQAPQDRYAAIARIPSTAWREAKTALETGPVLVQVARPGFAPRLACDSCGQSARCGHCDGPLGTKTSGSVPACTWCGKPAAAWTCGNCEGTRLRQVGQGTVRTAEDLGRAFPGVRVIIADGDRPLLHVDDAPALVVATRGAEPLAAGGYHAVLLLDGERMLARESLRVGEDCLRWWANAAALAKPGAPVVLVGVGGALATALATWRPQSYAAAELVDRRRLRFPPAIRVATVTGTADTVEKALASIAGLTGADVLGPLDTDAGVRAIVRFDYSQGAAVATALRAEIIRAATVRRKRVPGKSIPLALPTLKVRFDDIEPFIE; encoded by the coding sequence ATGACGACCCCCGCTCCGATCGCGCGGGTGATGGTCGATTCACCGCTGCCCCAGCTCGACCGGCTGTTCGACTACGCCGTGCCCGCCGCGATGGCGTCCGATGTCGCGCCCGGGGTGCGTGTTCGGGTGCCGCTCAGGTCAGCGGGGCGTATCGCCGACGGATTCGTGATCGAGGTCGTCACCGAGATCGACTACACCGGTGTGCTCAGCGAACTCGAGGCCGTGGTGTCGACCGCGTCCGTGCTCGCCCCCGAGGTCGTGGCGCTTGCGCGGGCCGTCGCCGACCGTGCCGCCGGCACGGCCAACGACGTGATCAGGCTCGCTGTGCCGAAACGCCAGGTGCGGGTCGAGAAGGTCTGGCTCGCGGGGCAGGCCGACGGCACCTCGGCTGCCGCCGAGGCCGATCCGGTCACACCCGCGGACGTCGCCGCGTACCCTGCCGACCGGCTCGCCCGGGCGATCGCCGGCGGCGAAAAGCACGCGGTCGATGCCGTACCGAGGGTCGTCGCCCTGCCTGACGGCCGGCAGGTGGGCCACTGGGCGACGACGATGGCCGCCGCCGCGACCCACGCGCTCGCGAGCGGCGGCAGCGCGATCCTCTCGGTACCCGACTACCGCGACCAGGAGCAGCTCATCGCGGCACTCGAGGCCGTGCTGCCCGCGTCCCGCATCGTGCACCTCGACGCCCGGCAGTCCAATCCCGACCGGTACCGTGCCCACCTCGACTGCCTGGGGGAGACCCCGCTCGCGATCGTCGGCAACCGCTCTGTCGTCTACGCGCCGGCAGCGCGGCTCGCGCTCATCGCCCTGTGGGACGACGGCGACCCGCTGCACGCGGAGCCCCTCAGCCCCTACGTGCACACCAGGGACGCCGCACTCGTGCGGCAGCAGCAGCAGGGCTGCGCCCTCTTCTTCCTCGGCCATTCCCGCAGCACCGAGGTCGAGCGGCTCGTCGAGATCGGCTACCTCGGAACCCTCGGTCCGGCGCGTAACTACTCGCCGAAGATTGTCCCCACTGCGCAGCAAGCCCCACAAGACCGGTACGCGGCGATCGCCCGCATCCCCTCCACGGCCTGGCGGGAGGCGAAGACGGCCCTGGAGACCGGCCCGGTGCTCGTGCAGGTCGCGCGCCCCGGCTTCGCACCGCGCCTCGCCTGCGACTCCTGCGGGCAGTCCGCCAGGTGCGGGCACTGCGACGGGCCGCTCGGCACGAAGACGTCGGGCTCGGTGCCCGCGTGCACGTGGTGCGGCAAACCCGCCGCGGCCTGGACCTGCGGCAACTGCGAGGGCACCCGGCTGCGGCAGGTCGGGCAGGGCACCGTTCGCACCGCGGAGGACCTCGGGCGAGCCTTCCCTGGTGTGCGAGTGATCATCGCCGACGGCGACCGGCCGCTGCTGCACGTCGACGACGCGCCGGCCCTCGTCGTCGCCACCAGGGGAGCGGAGCCCCTCGCCGCGGGCGGCTACCATGCCGTGCTGCTGCTCGACGGGGAGCGGATGCTGGCCAGGGAGAGCCTGCGCGTCGGCGAGGACTGCCTGCGCTGGTGGGCGAACGCCGCCGCACTCGCGAAGCCGGGCGCTCCGGTCGTGCTCGTCGGGGTCGGCGGCGCCCTCGCGACGGCTCTGGCGACCTGGCGGCCGCAGTCCTACGCCGCCGCGGAACTCGTTGACCGACGACGGCTGAGGTTCCCGCCGGCGATCAGGGTCGCAACCGTCACGGGCACCGCCGACACGGTCGAAAAGGCGCTGGCGAGCATCGCCGGCCTTACCGGCGCCGACGTTCTCGGCCCCCTCGACACCGACGCTGGCGTGCGCGCTATCGTGCGATTCGACTATTCCCAGGGCGCTGCCGTCGCCACGGCGCTGCGGGCCGAGATCATCCGGGCGGCCACAGTCCGCCGCAAGCGCGTCCCCGGCAAGAGCATCCCGCTCGCGCTGCCTACACTGAAAGTGCGGTTCGACGACATCGAGCCGTTCATCGAGTAA
- the rpoZ gene encoding DNA-directed RNA polymerase subunit omega — protein sequence MVDKAKGIIDPPIDELLTKVDSKYALVIFASKRARQINDYYADLHEGSLFDNVGPLVDSTIEDKPLSVALHEINENKLVAKPLAE from the coding sequence ATGGTTGACAAGGCAAAGGGCATCATCGATCCGCCGATCGACGAGCTGCTGACGAAGGTCGACTCGAAGTACGCGCTCGTCATCTTCGCCTCCAAGCGTGCTCGCCAGATCAACGACTACTACGCCGACCTCCACGAGGGAAGCCTGTTCGACAACGTCGGACCGCTCGTCGACTCCACGATCGAGGACAAGCCCCTTTCGGTCGCGCTGCACGAGATCAACGAGAACAAGCTCGTCGCAAAGCCCCTCGCCGAGTAG
- a CDS encoding phosphoribosyl-ATP diphosphatase has protein sequence MKTFDELFLELGDKARSRPAGSGTVAQLDAGVHAIGKKIVEEAAEVWMAAEFQSNDETAEEISQLLYHLQVLMLAKGLTTADVYRHL, from the coding sequence GTGAAAACGTTCGACGAACTCTTCCTTGAGCTGGGCGACAAGGCCCGGTCCAGGCCCGCCGGCTCCGGCACCGTAGCGCAGCTCGACGCTGGCGTGCACGCCATCGGCAAGAAGATCGTCGAGGAGGCCGCCGAGGTGTGGATGGCCGCCGAGTTCCAGTCGAACGACGAGACGGCGGAGGAGATCTCCCAGCTGCTCTACCACCTCCAGGTGCTCATGCTCGCGAAGGGGCTGACGACGGCCGATGTCTACCGACACCTGTGA
- the rpe gene encoding ribulose-phosphate 3-epimerase yields the protein MDMRLNPSILAADFANLERDLARISSADFAHVDIMDNHFVPNLTFGLGMVERLQQVSPIPLDVHLMIDDPDRWAPGYAEVGAASVTFHAEAATDAVALARRLRDMGARAGIALKPGTPVEPYLELLQEFDQVLVMTVEPGFGGQSFIAETLPKIELLRSAIRRSGHDIWLQVDGGINEETILAAAGAGADTFVAGSSVFGADHPADKIAALRAAAASHRH from the coding sequence ATGGACATGCGCCTGAATCCCAGCATCCTCGCGGCCGATTTCGCGAATCTCGAACGCGACCTCGCCCGGATCTCGAGCGCGGACTTCGCCCACGTCGACATCATGGACAACCACTTCGTGCCGAACCTCACCTTCGGGCTCGGCATGGTCGAGCGGCTGCAGCAGGTGTCGCCGATTCCGCTCGACGTGCACCTCATGATCGACGATCCCGACCGCTGGGCGCCGGGCTACGCGGAGGTCGGGGCCGCGTCGGTCACCTTTCACGCCGAGGCCGCCACGGATGCCGTCGCCCTCGCGCGCAGGCTGCGCGACATGGGTGCGAGGGCCGGCATCGCCCTCAAGCCGGGCACCCCGGTCGAGCCGTACCTCGAACTGCTCCAGGAGTTCGACCAGGTGCTCGTGATGACCGTCGAGCCGGGATTCGGCGGGCAGTCGTTCATAGCGGAGACACTTCCGAAGATCGAACTGCTGCGTTCCGCAATACGGCGATCCGGGCACGACATCTGGCTGCAGGTCGACGGCGGCATCAACGAGGAGACGATTCTCGCCGCGGCGGGGGCCGGGGCCGACACCTTCGTTGCTGGCTCCTCGGTCTTCGGCGCCGACCACCCGGCCGACAAGATCGCGGCGCTGCGCGCCGCGGCCGCGTCGCACCGGCACTGA
- the hisF gene encoding imidazole glycerol phosphate synthase subunit HisF, which translates to MSLAVRVIPCLDVAAGRVVKGVNFKNLRDAGDPVELAARYYEQGADEICFLDVTATIDERETMHEVVRATAEQVFIPLTVGGGVRSTDDVSRLLGSGADKIGVNSAAIARPALLGEIADRFGAQVLVLSLDVRRSEAVASGFIVTTHGGRTDTSLDALDWAREAIERGAGELLVNSIDADGTRSGFDLELIRAMREISHVPVIASGGAGALDHFAPAITAGADAVLAASVFHDADLTVDDIKGSLAAAGMTTR; encoded by the coding sequence ATGTCCCTCGCTGTGCGCGTCATCCCGTGCCTCGACGTCGCCGCCGGGCGCGTCGTCAAGGGCGTGAACTTCAAGAACCTGCGCGACGCCGGCGACCCGGTCGAGCTCGCCGCCCGCTACTACGAGCAGGGCGCCGACGAGATCTGCTTCCTCGACGTCACTGCGACGATCGACGAGCGCGAGACGATGCACGAGGTGGTGCGCGCCACCGCGGAGCAGGTGTTCATTCCGCTCACGGTCGGCGGGGGAGTGCGCAGCACCGACGACGTCTCCCGGCTGCTCGGCAGCGGAGCCGACAAGATCGGCGTCAACAGCGCCGCGATCGCCCGGCCAGCGCTGCTCGGCGAGATCGCCGACCGGTTCGGCGCGCAGGTGCTCGTCCTCTCGCTCGACGTGCGCCGCTCGGAAGCCGTCGCCAGCGGGTTCATCGTCACGACCCACGGCGGGCGGACCGACACATCCCTCGACGCCCTCGACTGGGCCCGCGAGGCCATCGAGCGCGGGGCGGGCGAGCTGCTCGTCAACTCGATCGACGCGGACGGAACCCGCAGCGGATTCGACCTCGAACTCATCCGCGCGATGCGCGAGATCAGCCATGTGCCCGTCATCGCGTCCGGCGGCGCCGGCGCACTGGACCATTTCGCCCCCGCGATCACGGCCGGGGCCGATGCTGTGCTCGCGGCATCCGTCTTCCACGACGCCGACCTCACCGTCGACGACATCAAGGGAAGCCTCGCCGCGGCGGGCATGACCACGAGGTAG
- the hisI gene encoding phosphoribosyl-AMP cyclohydrolase gives MTDTGIDAILDRATFDGDGLLPAIIQQWDTREVLMLGYMNAEALRRTLTEGRVTFWSRSRQEYWRKGDTSGHRQYVKGAALDCDQDTILVTVDQVGAACHTGAHACFDVDPLDPAIGDRNEDDE, from the coding sequence ATGACCGACACCGGAATCGACGCGATTCTCGACCGCGCCACCTTCGACGGCGACGGGCTGCTGCCGGCGATCATCCAGCAGTGGGACACCCGCGAGGTGCTCATGCTCGGCTACATGAATGCCGAGGCCCTGCGCCGCACCCTCACCGAGGGGCGCGTCACGTTTTGGTCCCGCTCCCGGCAGGAGTACTGGCGCAAGGGCGACACCTCCGGCCACCGCCAGTACGTCAAGGGTGCCGCGCTCGACTGCGACCAGGACACGATCCTCGTGACCGTCGACCAAGTTGGCGCCGCCTGCCACACGGGAGCGCACGCCTGCTTCGACGTCGACCCGCTCGATCCCGCGATCGGCGACCGGAACGAGGACGACGAATGA
- the hisG gene encoding ATP phosphoribosyltransferase → MLRIAVPNKGSLAETAADMLVEAGYVGRRDPRALSAVDPRNDVEFFYLRPRDIATYVGSGALDVGITGRDLLLDSGSTAKEIATLDFGDSTFRFAGPNGRFNTLADLEGIRVATSYPGLVGDFLATQGVKAELVRLDGAVESAVKLGVADAVADVVSTGSTLRAQNLEIFGPVILDSTAVLISAGNALPGIDTLHRRLQGVLVARQYVLVDYDLPVELVEAAAAITPGRESPTVSPLRDPAWVAVRAMVARTDTNHIMDELYGLGARAILVSSIHAARI, encoded by the coding sequence ATGCTGCGCATCGCAGTTCCCAACAAGGGCTCCCTCGCCGAAACCGCCGCCGACATGCTTGTCGAGGCAGGCTACGTCGGACGCCGCGACCCTCGCGCGCTGAGCGCCGTCGACCCGCGCAACGACGTCGAGTTCTTCTACCTCCGCCCCCGCGACATTGCGACCTATGTCGGCTCCGGCGCGCTCGATGTCGGCATCACCGGCCGCGACCTCCTGCTCGACTCCGGCTCGACCGCGAAGGAGATCGCGACCCTCGACTTCGGCGACTCGACCTTCCGGTTCGCCGGGCCCAATGGTCGGTTCAACACGCTTGCCGACCTCGAGGGCATCCGCGTCGCGACCAGCTATCCCGGCCTCGTCGGCGACTTCCTCGCGACGCAGGGAGTCAAAGCGGAACTCGTTCGCCTTGACGGCGCCGTCGAATCGGCAGTCAAGCTCGGGGTCGCGGATGCTGTCGCCGACGTGGTCTCGACCGGATCGACCCTGCGTGCTCAGAACCTCGAAATCTTCGGGCCCGTCATCCTCGACTCCACCGCGGTGCTCATCAGCGCCGGCAACGCGCTGCCCGGCATCGACACCCTGCACCGCAGGCTGCAGGGCGTTCTCGTCGCCCGCCAGTACGTGCTCGTGGACTACGACCTCCCCGTCGAGCTCGTCGAAGCCGCCGCCGCCATCACCCCCGGCCGCGAATCACCGACGGTCTCGCCGCTGCGCGACCCAGCCTGGGTCGCCGTGCGCGCGATGGTCGCGCGCACCGACACGAACCACATCATGGACGAGCTCTACGGCCTCGGCGCCCGCGCGATCCTCGTCAGTTCCATCCACGCGGCGAGGATCTGA
- a CDS encoding FKBP-type peptidyl-prolyl cis-trans isomerase: protein MTEKTKPEIEFYEGDEPTELVIIDIEEGTGESAAPGATVDVHYLGVDFASGEEFDSSWSRGQSINFPLAQLISGWQQGIPGMKVGGRRQLIVPPALAYGPAGSGHQLSGRTLIFVIDLLGTR from the coding sequence ATGACAGAAAAAACCAAGCCAGAAATCGAGTTCTACGAGGGCGACGAGCCCACCGAGCTCGTCATCATCGACATCGAAGAGGGAACCGGCGAGTCCGCCGCACCCGGCGCGACCGTCGACGTGCACTACCTTGGCGTCGATTTCGCCTCCGGCGAGGAGTTCGACTCCTCGTGGAGCCGCGGCCAGTCCATCAACTTCCCGCTCGCACAGCTCATCTCGGGCTGGCAGCAGGGAATCCCCGGCATGAAGGTCGGCGGGCGCCGCCAGCTGATCGTGCCGCCCGCGCTCGCTTACGGTCCCGCCGGAAGCGGCCACCAGCTCAGCGGACGCACCCTGATCTTCGTGATCGACCTGCTCGGCACCCGCTGA